In Archocentrus centrarchus isolate MPI-CPG fArcCen1 chromosome 16, fArcCen1, whole genome shotgun sequence, a single window of DNA contains:
- the clec3ba gene encoding tetranectin yields MGARGLWMVLCLLLLAHCSLQQNSSKKRNGKKDSAINATIEALQKRVDDIAQELNVLKEQQALQTVCLKGTKIHGKCFLANPVKKSFHAASDDCIAKGGTLSTPLTGDENDQLYSYVRQSIGPDEHIWLGINDMITDGQWVDQSGSNVRFKNWETEITHQPDGGRSQNCAILSTTANGRWFDENCRAEKASVCEFNIV; encoded by the exons ATGGGTGCTAGAGGGCTTTGGATGGTGCTCTGCCTTCTATTGCTGGCACACTGCTCACTCCAGCAGAACTCCTCGAAGAAAAGAAATGGCAAGAAAG ACTCTGCCATCAATGCTACAATTGAGGCTCTGCAGAAGAGAGTTGATGACATTGCTcaggagctgaatgtgctgaaagagcaGCAAGCTTTACAAACAG TTTGTCTGAAAGGCACAAAGATCCATGGCAAGTGTTTCCTGGCCAATCCAGTGAAGAAATCGTTCCATGCTGCCAGTGATGACTGCATCGCCAAAGGAGGCACCCTGAGCACTCCTCTAACAGGGGACGAAAATGACCAGCTCTACAGCTACGTACGCCAGAGCATCGGCCCCGATGAGCACATCTGGCTGGGAATTAATGATATGATTACCGATGGGCAATGGGTTGACCAATCAGGCTCCAATGTGCGTTTCAAAAACTGGGAGACAGAAATCACCCATCAGCCAGATGGGGGGCGCAGCCAGAACTGCGCAATCCTCTCCACCACAGCCAATGGGAGGTGGTTCGATGAGAACTGCAGGGCTGAGAAGGCGTCTGTGTGTGAGTTCAACATCGTCTGA
- the cdcp1a gene encoding CUB domain-containing protein 1a isoform X2, which translates to MSLSAATVPLLILLLISIVSTVSGAQRLTFTPEDGTTINIRGNQVKGCKVCTGSGQARKCNTSLNSLKGHTVSVEFECSRPEDVFSISFVRHIECTTKSCSGHIVQADSSSVNLLRFNRTFTWKLKASEPKAFKIDFTKTGLKQISPSGKCPDRHTYTLQAFAGNVTVGKYCRIGTISSVQILKQGSFSVDVPAGQKLQNDKFNVTVGDEIKSFAQISLTLPKGTSSSELLSPNYPESFPDDNLMEWHFQVPDKHRAAVQFLNLTQTDCVKKEAAVEYRRNGREASVLRLMDTQPPQNQGDFLLTLRNCKMGKLAGTPGLSFNLEVSAYRPDSTVCKVDVSRMEGLSLHISKLRPTPDCVMKMNSLEKEDITVTSSANLSFEGCLPDDLQITATQVIAPVQLLVPLLPSCLPTPLSRVMWTLRPNQHGTVKLTSPTGPLKQSLPGQLCNDSVRIEVAEEKGTTIGSFCPDGAIQTVHIHTSVSITWRSSMDANALRMYYKHVLNASFEKEIAERYIFTVSPKRDTPALVATPRWPAGMKSYSTVSWIVSVPPMMDAHLTFTNLTQPKCSNRHTNIRVQRVGSLEEDYSRREDEKAESELTVSENFYLNMSNCLPERGNFSVITKITLQKSKNLLLTSILSVVASLLVIVVLVVSCVVIWKKKNNQLNHDVSVYNPNGINIPPRNNRSPKIHEDDESNVYTSIDDTLVYTHLLTKGAEVGIYGETCQPFPGHTDSQKAPPLPVRPPNQIQTLVNNTIYQPEDQSEDEQPPNLGPRLEPEGGN; encoded by the exons ATGTCCTTATCAGCGGCCACAGTCCCTCTGCTGATTTTACTTCTCATATCCATCGTCTCCACCGTATCAG GGGCCCAGAGGTTGACTTTTACTCCCGAAGATGGCACGACCATAAACATCCGAGGTAATCAGGTCAAAGGTTGCAAAGTGTGTACGGGATCAGGACAGGCAAGAAAATGCAATACATCTCTGAATTCATTAAAAGGACACACTGTGTCAGTGGAGTTTGAATGCTCCCGGCCTGAAGATGTATTCAGTATATCATTTGTGCGACATATAG AATGCACCACGAAGTCGTGCAGTGGCCACATCGTCCAGGCTGACTCCAGCTCAGTTAATCTGCTGCGTTTTAACCGCACGTTTACCTGGAAACTAAAGGCCTCGGAACCGAAAGCTTTCAAAATAGATTTCACCAAGACGGGTCTTAAACAGATCAGTCCATCTGGGAAATGTCCAGACAGACACACCTACACCCTCCAGGCTTTCGCCGGCAATGTGACTGTGGGGAAATACTGCAGAATCGGCACCATCAGCAGTGTTCAGATACTGAAACAGGGCAGCTTTTCTGTGGATGTCCCAGCAGGGCAGAAGCTGCAAAATGACAAGTTTAATGTGACTGTGGGGGACGAAATCAAGT CCTTTGCCCAAATTTCTCTGACATTACCAAAAGGGACCTCATCCTCAGAGCTGCTCTCACCCAACTACCCAGAGAGTTTTCCTGATGACAACCTCATGGAGTGGCACTTTCAGGTCCCAGACAAACACAGGGCTGCTGTTCAGTTTCTAAACCTCACGCAGACAGATTGTGTAAAGAAGGAAGCAGCAGTGGAGTACCGCCGTAACGGCAGAGAGGCATCAGTTCTGAGACTGATGGACACCCAGCCGCCCCAGAACCAGGGAGACTTTCTGCTCACACTGAGAAACTGCAAAATGGGCAAACTTGCTGGTACTCCTGGGCTCTCCTTCAACCTCGAGGTGTCTGCTTACAGGCCAGATTCAACAG tgtGTAAAGTGGATGTCAGCAGAATGGAGGGGCTATCTCTGCACATTTCTAAGCTGAGACCGACCCCTGACTGCGTGATGAAAATGAACTCGTTGGAGAAAGAGGACATCACAGTCACATCAAGCGCTAATCTGTCTTTTGAGGGCTGCTTACCTGACGACTTGCAAATCACAGCCACCCAAGTCATAG CTCCAGTCCAACTGTTGGTGCCTCTGCTGCCATCCTGCCTCCCCACCCCTCTGAGCCGCGTGATGTGGACTCTCCGTCCTAATCAGCACGGCACCGTAAAGCTGACCTCTCCTACTGGGCCCCTCAAACAGTCCCTACCTGGACAACTATGCAATGACAGTGTCCGTATTGAAGTGGCAGAAGAGAAGGGAACTACTATTGGAAGCTTCTGCCCTGATGGAGCCATACAGACAGTCCACATCCACACAAGTGTATCTATCACATGGCGGTCCAGCATGGATGCTAATGCACTAAGAATGTATTACAAGCATGTGTTGAATGCCAGTTTTGAAAAGGAGATTGCAG AAAGATACATATTCACCGTTTCTCCAAAAAGAGACACCCCAGCGCTTGTGGCTACTCCACGTTGGCCAGCGGGAATGAAGTCCTACTCCACCGTCTCCTGGATTGTCTCAGTTCCTCCAATGATGGATGCACATCTGACATTTACCAACCTCACCCAACCGAAGTGCAGCAACCGCCACACCAACATCAGGGTGCAGAGAGTGGGCAGCCTCGAGGAAGACTATAGCCGCAGGGAGGATGAGAAGGCAGAGAGTGAGCTCACTGTCTCTGAGAACTTCTACCTCAACATGTCCAACTGTCTGCCTGAAAGAGGAAACTTCAGTGTAATTACCAAGATCACCCTGCAGAAGAGCAAGA ATCTTCTCCTTACCAGCATCCTGAGTGTGGTCGCTTCCCTGCTGGTCATAGTAGTCTTGGTTGTGTCCTGTGTGGTGATTTG gaagaagaagaataatCAGCTCAATCATGACGTCTCTGTCTATAATCCAAATGGTATCAACATCCCGCCAAGAAACAACAGATCCCCAAAAATACATGAAGACGATGAGTCCAATGTTTACACCTCCATTGACGACACACTCGTCTACACGCACCTGCTGACAAAAGGTGCAGAAGTTGGCATCTATGGAGAAACATGCCAACCTTTTCCAGGACACACAGACTCTCAGAAGGCTCCTCCGCTTCCCGTCAGGCCTCCGAACCAAATCCAAACCCTGGTGAACAATACAATTTACCAGCCTGAGGACCAAAGTGAGGATGAACAGCCCCCGAATCTGGGGCCTCGGCTGGAGCCAGAGGGAGGGAACTGA
- the cdcp1a gene encoding CUB domain-containing protein 1a isoform X1 has translation MSLSAATVPLLILLLISIVSTVSGAQRLTFTPEDGTTINIRGNQVKGCKVCTGSGQARKCNTSLNSLKGHTVSVEFECSRPEDVFSISFVRHIECTTKSCSGHIVQADSSSVNLLRFNRTFTWKLKASEPKAFKIDFTKTGLKQISPSGKCPDRHTYTLQAFAGNVTVGKYCRIGTISSVQILKQGSFSVDVPAGQKLQNDKFNVTVGDEIKSFAQISLTLPKGTSSSELLSPNYPESFPDDNLMEWHFQVPDKHRAAVQFLNLTQTDCVKKEAAVEYRRNGREASVLRLMDTQPPQNQGDFLLTLRNCKMGKLAGTPGLSFNLEVSAYRPDSTVCKVDVSRMEGLSLHISKLRPTPDCVMKMNSLEKEDITVTSSANLSFEGCLPDDLQITATQVIDCSLLKCPTAPVQLLVPLLPSCLPTPLSRVMWTLRPNQHGTVKLTSPTGPLKQSLPGQLCNDSVRIEVAEEKGTTIGSFCPDGAIQTVHIHTSVSITWRSSMDANALRMYYKHVLNASFEKEIAERYIFTVSPKRDTPALVATPRWPAGMKSYSTVSWIVSVPPMMDAHLTFTNLTQPKCSNRHTNIRVQRVGSLEEDYSRREDEKAESELTVSENFYLNMSNCLPERGNFSVITKITLQKSKNLLLTSILSVVASLLVIVVLVVSCVVIWKKKNNQLNHDVSVYNPNGINIPPRNNRSPKIHEDDESNVYTSIDDTLVYTHLLTKGAEVGIYGETCQPFPGHTDSQKAPPLPVRPPNQIQTLVNNTIYQPEDQSEDEQPPNLGPRLEPEGGN, from the exons ATGTCCTTATCAGCGGCCACAGTCCCTCTGCTGATTTTACTTCTCATATCCATCGTCTCCACCGTATCAG GGGCCCAGAGGTTGACTTTTACTCCCGAAGATGGCACGACCATAAACATCCGAGGTAATCAGGTCAAAGGTTGCAAAGTGTGTACGGGATCAGGACAGGCAAGAAAATGCAATACATCTCTGAATTCATTAAAAGGACACACTGTGTCAGTGGAGTTTGAATGCTCCCGGCCTGAAGATGTATTCAGTATATCATTTGTGCGACATATAG AATGCACCACGAAGTCGTGCAGTGGCCACATCGTCCAGGCTGACTCCAGCTCAGTTAATCTGCTGCGTTTTAACCGCACGTTTACCTGGAAACTAAAGGCCTCGGAACCGAAAGCTTTCAAAATAGATTTCACCAAGACGGGTCTTAAACAGATCAGTCCATCTGGGAAATGTCCAGACAGACACACCTACACCCTCCAGGCTTTCGCCGGCAATGTGACTGTGGGGAAATACTGCAGAATCGGCACCATCAGCAGTGTTCAGATACTGAAACAGGGCAGCTTTTCTGTGGATGTCCCAGCAGGGCAGAAGCTGCAAAATGACAAGTTTAATGTGACTGTGGGGGACGAAATCAAGT CCTTTGCCCAAATTTCTCTGACATTACCAAAAGGGACCTCATCCTCAGAGCTGCTCTCACCCAACTACCCAGAGAGTTTTCCTGATGACAACCTCATGGAGTGGCACTTTCAGGTCCCAGACAAACACAGGGCTGCTGTTCAGTTTCTAAACCTCACGCAGACAGATTGTGTAAAGAAGGAAGCAGCAGTGGAGTACCGCCGTAACGGCAGAGAGGCATCAGTTCTGAGACTGATGGACACCCAGCCGCCCCAGAACCAGGGAGACTTTCTGCTCACACTGAGAAACTGCAAAATGGGCAAACTTGCTGGTACTCCTGGGCTCTCCTTCAACCTCGAGGTGTCTGCTTACAGGCCAGATTCAACAG tgtGTAAAGTGGATGTCAGCAGAATGGAGGGGCTATCTCTGCACATTTCTAAGCTGAGACCGACCCCTGACTGCGTGATGAAAATGAACTCGTTGGAGAAAGAGGACATCACAGTCACATCAAGCGCTAATCTGTCTTTTGAGGGCTGCTTACCTGACGACTTGCAAATCACAGCCACCCAAGTCATAG ATTGTAGTCTTCTTAAATGCCCAACAGCTCCAGTCCAACTGTTGGTGCCTCTGCTGCCATCCTGCCTCCCCACCCCTCTGAGCCGCGTGATGTGGACTCTCCGTCCTAATCAGCACGGCACCGTAAAGCTGACCTCTCCTACTGGGCCCCTCAAACAGTCCCTACCTGGACAACTATGCAATGACAGTGTCCGTATTGAAGTGGCAGAAGAGAAGGGAACTACTATTGGAAGCTTCTGCCCTGATGGAGCCATACAGACAGTCCACATCCACACAAGTGTATCTATCACATGGCGGTCCAGCATGGATGCTAATGCACTAAGAATGTATTACAAGCATGTGTTGAATGCCAGTTTTGAAAAGGAGATTGCAG AAAGATACATATTCACCGTTTCTCCAAAAAGAGACACCCCAGCGCTTGTGGCTACTCCACGTTGGCCAGCGGGAATGAAGTCCTACTCCACCGTCTCCTGGATTGTCTCAGTTCCTCCAATGATGGATGCACATCTGACATTTACCAACCTCACCCAACCGAAGTGCAGCAACCGCCACACCAACATCAGGGTGCAGAGAGTGGGCAGCCTCGAGGAAGACTATAGCCGCAGGGAGGATGAGAAGGCAGAGAGTGAGCTCACTGTCTCTGAGAACTTCTACCTCAACATGTCCAACTGTCTGCCTGAAAGAGGAAACTTCAGTGTAATTACCAAGATCACCCTGCAGAAGAGCAAGA ATCTTCTCCTTACCAGCATCCTGAGTGTGGTCGCTTCCCTGCTGGTCATAGTAGTCTTGGTTGTGTCCTGTGTGGTGATTTG gaagaagaagaataatCAGCTCAATCATGACGTCTCTGTCTATAATCCAAATGGTATCAACATCCCGCCAAGAAACAACAGATCCCCAAAAATACATGAAGACGATGAGTCCAATGTTTACACCTCCATTGACGACACACTCGTCTACACGCACCTGCTGACAAAAGGTGCAGAAGTTGGCATCTATGGAGAAACATGCCAACCTTTTCCAGGACACACAGACTCTCAGAAGGCTCCTCCGCTTCCCGTCAGGCCTCCGAACCAAATCCAAACCCTGGTGAACAATACAATTTACCAGCCTGAGGACCAAAGTGAGGATGAACAGCCCCCGAATCTGGGGCCTCGGCTGGAGCCAGAGGGAGGGAACTGA